One stretch of Lucilia cuprina isolate Lc7/37 chromosome 6, ASM2204524v1, whole genome shotgun sequence DNA includes these proteins:
- the LOC111680047 gene encoding polyamine-transporting ATPase 13A3 isoform X2, with amino-acid sequence MNDDKQTAVSDKKPCFGLLNPNEDDEMNITGYRRSNLRTFLCWLCICLTGGLLRLILHWWRHWYLMATHEICPLEDAEKVLVQEDYKGKHKIYYVKQIQTLDFNTLRQDQLKRAKQLKKKSSNNENLANGCNSIDAVANIDEKNFHLSMHFETGQFKYCSSARIFNCKQLRYAWNSQTQTFDKLQGLDVDILNTYFHQQKGLNAQEQIARRLVYGPNEITVPYKDVKTLLFLEVLNPFYVFQIFSVALWFAYDYYYYACVIVLMSVFGITMSIVQTKKNQDALRETVHNTGTALIVNEKGDVQELPTQCLVPGDIIEIPSSGCTMQCDAVLLAGNCILDESMLTGESVPVTKTPLPMKRDVIFDKKEHARHTLFCGTKVIQTRLIGSEKVLAIVINTGNITAKGGLIRSILYPPPVDYKFEQDSYKFIEFLGLIALIGFIYTLVSKILRHVDPVKIAVESLDLITIVVPPALPAAMTVGRFYAQKRLERNSIYCISPRSINVAGSIDCCCFDKTGTLTEDGLDMWGVVPKSATNQFQIPIKQIDRLPCDNFLFGMVTCHSITIMNGKMMGDPLDLKMFESTGWILEDSQNQPEGLLQSTVVRQPKKNRKIEEVTGDESDSEKNLSHIRERQSSVDDLLSDVGLLNGESNNDHGVVREFPFTSNLQRMSVITRRLCEKNFNVYCKGSPEMLQQLCVPKSLPDNFSQQLATYAKQGYRVIAMAYKQLSPKINFTKVQRLARENVECDLEFLGFVVLENRLKPDTTEVIGALTKAEIRTIMVTGDNILTALSVARDCGIVSSTQPVVTVNVRQKPEANVEGHEHTHTHGHGHHHHHGHEHHHGHAHHHGHGHEEYHNYELYYTLDLGSASCASTSITNGKTNGTLTNSNTNDTLSYAGDNNYHRLNGDVASLSSAASLTMPNSKSCGSVETMDTWTHNDIELGISTPMDGEPPPLMSANDAQSLQDKKWRDNYRFAMVGKTWQIVKDHFPDLLQNFLTRGVIYARMSPEQKQALIVELQNLDYCVAMCGDGANDCGALKVAHTGISLSETESSIASPFTSRNPTIAAVPNVIKEGRAALVTSFGIFKYMAAYSMVQFISVMILYSIDSNLTDKQYLYIDLGLISIFAFFFGKTESFQGPLVKQVPLSSLISLTPLASIVLHLLVVIAFQVTGWYHLHQQEWFEPFVHSSEDHLGCWENYTMFAISSFQYIILAFVFSKGAPYRRPIWSNLPFCLTLIANLCIVIYLILIPPEWLSEFFQLILPPQMNFRYWMLIYGILNFIAHVVVETLVVEYLLFKKFQARRDRDLRTSKRKYMQIEYDLKFYQNWPQITEEPLHTMEIDHAKAKPAYYEISAEQNFDTPASDDNPLNNFFDFEPNTPSSPDQHFHLPSHAPTPQLQTPPATSTPTLAGSTAAAAIQHTTPPPPQSSDLAYNTNKNLDC; translated from the exons ATGAACGACGATAAACAGACTGCTGTCTCAG ATAAAAAACCATGTTTTGGTTTATTAAATCCCAACGAAGATGATGAAATGAATATAACCGGCTATCGCCGGTCAAATCTACGAACATTTTTATGTTGGCTTTGCATATGTTTGACTGGTGGCCTTTTACGTTTAATATTACATTGGTGGCGTCATTGGTATTTAATGGCCACCCATGAAATATGTCCTCTAGAAGATGCGGAAAAAGTTTTAGTCCAAGAAGACTATAagggaaaacataaaatctattatgttaaacaaatacaaacattagattttaatactttaag acAGGACCAATTGAAACGGGCcaaacaattaaagaaaaaatcttcgaataatgaaaatttagcaAATGGTTGTAATAGTATAGATGCTGTAGCTAATATTGATGAAAAGAATTTTCATTTATCGATGCATTTTGAAACGGGACAATTTAAGT ATTGTTCCAGTGCCCGTATATTCAATTGTAAACAATTGCGTTATGCCTGGAATTCACAAACGCAAACTTTCGATAAACTACAGGGTTTAGATGtcgatattttaaatacatatttccaTCAACAGAAAGGTTTAAATGCCCAAGAACAGATTGCAAGACGCTTGGTTTATGGACCGAATGAAATAACAGTTCCTTATAAAGATGTTAAGACACTATTGTTCTTAGAAGTACTTAatccattttatgtttttcaaatattttcggtgGCATTATGGTTTGCCTATGACTACTATTACTATGCCTGTGTTATTGTACTGATGTCAGTATTTGGCATAACCATGTCAATAGTTCAAACTAAAAAG aatcaAGATGCTTTGCGTGAAACGGTGCATAATACGGGAACAGCATTGATTGTTAACGAAAAGGGAGATGTACAAGAATTACCCACCCAATGCCTGGTACCGGGCGATATAATTGAAATACCTTCTAGTGGTTGTACTATGCAATGTGATGCTGTTTTATTGGCGGGAAATTGTATTCTAGATGAATCTATGTTGACGG GTGAAAGTGTACCTGTAACAAAAACTCCTCTGCCCATGAAACGTGATGTGATATTCGATAAGAAAGAACATGCACGCCACACACTCTTCTGCGGCACTAAAGTGATACAAACACGTTTAATAGGTTCGGAAAAGGTTTTGGCGATTGTCATTAATACTGGTAATATAACTGCCAAAGGTGGTTTAATACGTTCCATATTATATCCACCACCAGTTGATTATAAATTTGAACAAGATTCctataaatttattgaatttttgggTCTTATTGCCTTAATCGGTTTCATCTATACGTTAGTGAGTAAG attttacgtCATGTGGATCCTGTTAAGATTGCCGTCGAATCTTTGGATTTGATAACCATTGTGGTGCCTCCTGCCTTGCCCGCTGCCATGACTGTAGGTCGTTTTTATGCCCAAAAACGTTTGGAACGTAATAGTATCTATTGCATATCACCGCGTTCCATTAATGTGGCCGGCAGTATTGACTGTTGCTGTTTTGATAAG ACCGGCACCTTAACCGAAGACGGTTTAGATATGTGGGGTGTGGTACCCAAATCGGCAACAAATCAATTTCAAATACCCATTAAACAAATTGATCGTTTACCTTGTGATAATTTCCTCTTTGGTATGGTAACCTGTCATTCGATTACCATCATGAATGGTAAAATGATGGGTGATCCTTTAGATTTGAAAATGTTCGAATCTACTGGTTGGATTTTAGAAGATTCACAAAATCAACCAGAAGGTCTATTGCAATCGACGGTGGTGAGACAACCCAAGAAAAATCGTAAAATCGAAGAAGTAACAGGCGATGAGAGTGATAGCGAAAAGAATTTAAGTCATATTAGGGAGAGACAATCATCTGTTGATGATTTACTCTCTGATGTGGGTTTACTCAATGGTGAATCGAATAATGATCATGGTGTGGTAAGAGAATTTCCCTTTACCTCTAATCTACAAAGAATGTCGGTGATAACGAGGCGTTTGTGTGAGaagaattttaatgtttactgTAAGGGTTCGCCGGAGATGTTGCAACAGTTGTGTGTGCCAAAAAGTTTACCCGATAACTTTTCTCAACAATTGGCCACTTATGCTAAACAGGGTTATCGTGTTATAGCCATGGCTTATAAGCAGCTAAGTCCAAAAATCAATTTCACCAAAGTACAACGTTTGGCGCGTGAAAATGTAGAATGTGATTTAGAATTTTTGGGTTTTGTGGTCTTAGAGAATCGTTTGAAACCCGATACTACAGAAGTAATAGGAGCCTTGACTAAAGCTGAAATTAGAACCATAATGGTAACAGGAGATAATATATTGACAGCCTTAAGTGTGGCCAGAGATTGTGGTATTGTTAGCTCCACACAGCCAGTGGTAACGGTTAATGTAAGACAAAAGCCAGAAGCTAATGTGGAGGGTCATGAACACACACATACTCACGGTCAtggacatcatcatcatcatggtcATGAACATCATCATGGTCATGCTCACCATCATGGTCATGGCCACGAGGAATATCATAATTATGAATTGTATTATACTTTAGATTTGGGAAGTGCTTCGTGTGCCTCTACCTCAATAACAAACGGTAAAACTAATGGCACTTTAACCAATTCCAATACCAATGATACACTCTCATATGCCGGTGACAATAACTATCACAGACTCAACGGAGATGTGGCTTCACTATCTAGTGCTGCTTCCTTAACCATGCCCAATAGTAAAAGTTGTGGCAGTGTTGAAACTATGGATACATGGACTCATAATGATATAGAATTGGGCATTTCCACACCCATGGATGGGGAACCGCCGCCACTAATGTCTGCCAATGATGCTCAATCTTTACAGGATAAGAAATGGCGTGACAACTATCGTTTTGCCATGGTAGGCAAAACGTGGCAAATTGTCAAGGATCATTTCCCCGATTTAttgcaaaactttttaacaCGCGGCGTTATTTACGCTCGCATGTCGCCCGAACAGAAACAAGCACTCATTGTGGAATTACAAAATCTAGACTACTGTGTGGCCATGTGCGGTGATGGTGCCAACGATTGTGGTGCCTTAAAAGTGGCTCACACCGGTATTAGCTTAAGTGAAACTGAATCATCGATTGCCTCGCCGTTTACCTCACGTAATCCCACCATAGCGGCCGTACCCAATGTCATTAAGGAAGGTCGTGCTGCTCTTGTCACCTCATTCGGTATCTTCAAGTATATGGCAGCCTATTCCATGGTGCAATTCATATCTGTCATGATTTTATATTCCATCGATTCGAATTTGActgataaacaatatttatatatagatttgggtttaatatcgatttttgcatttttctttGGTAAAACGGAATCGTTCCAGGGGCCACTAGTGAAACAGGTGCCTTTGTCTTCATTAATATCACTAACGCCTTTAGCCTCGATTGTTTTGCATTTGCTGGTGGTTATAGCATTCCAGGTAACCGGCTGGTATCATTTACATCAGCAGGAATGGTTTGAGCCTTTCGTGCACAGCAGTGAAGATCATTTGGGCTGTTGGGAAAACTATACCATGTTTGCCATATCCAGTTTTCAGTACATCATCTTAGCCTTTGTCTTCTCCAAGGGTGCACCCTATCGCCGTCCCATCTGGTCGAATTTACCCTTCTGCCTAACACTGATCGCTAATCTCTGTATTGTTATCTACCTCATTTTAATACCGCCCGAATGGTTGTCCGAATTTTTCCAACTCATCTTACCGCCCCAAATGAATTTCCGCTATTGGATGTTGATTTAtggtattttgaattttatcgcCCACGTTGTGGTCGAAACTCTGGTTGTGGAATACCTACTCTTTAAGAAATTCCAAGCTAGACGTGATCGTGATTTGCGTACGTCCAAACGTAAATACATGCAAATTGAATACGATTTGAAATTCTATCAGAATTGGCCACAAATCACCGAAGAACCATTACATACCATGGAAATAGATCATGCTAAAGCTAAACCGGCTTATTATGAGATAAGTGCTGAACAAAATTTCGATACACCCGCATCCGATGATAATCCTCTTAATAATTTCTTTGATTTTGAACCGAATACACCATCATCTCCAGATCAACATTTTCATTTGCCATCACATGCACCCACACCACAACTACAAACACCGCCAGCTACTTCAACACCCACTCTAGCGGGATCAACAGCAGCGGCTGCCATACAGCATACTACTCCACCACCACCACAATCTTCAGACTTAGCgtataatactaataaaaatttagattgttga